GCTGCAGTTATGAAAGGAGAGAAAATTCAGCTCAATTGTATTCTTACTTCGATATCTGCAGCACATATTTGTTGAAACTATTACGACATTTGTCAAATAGTTCCATACTTACTTTCCTCATCCAGTTTCAGATCTTgattattctttattttctcaGCAATTTCCTTTTCATCGAAACCTTTGCTGGCCAGAAATTTGACTCTGTATTCATCCCACGTCACGTAACCTATGGACAACACATGAATTGAGCATTTGGGTTTTTgactaaacagaaaatattcattTGTTTACAACCCACTGTGGCAACACAGCGGTGGTCGGTGTGCTTTGAATTCTAAGCGGATTTGATTTTATTGTACGTTCCAGGTCTCTCTCACCATCACCGTCGGGGTCAACAGCACGGAAACTGTTCTTGTTCTCCTCCATGGCCTCCTGGAAGTGCTCCTCCGTCTTCTCCATAATCCAGCGCTGCATCTCCTTGGCGCTAACACTCTGGTCCTTGTTGAAATCAACCCTGAggatagaaataaaaatgacaaatgagtTGCTGATTCAGCTTGAGTTATTGAACATTAACACAGTCAATAAACTACTAAGTATATACTATCAGCTGTAATGCCCCTTATGATCTGTCCTAGTGTATGCAATATGGTGCTTTTGTTTAAACTGACCATGCACTAATACCCCGTAAACATTGACGTTTCTTTACCATTTAAGATCAAATAATGTAAGAAGAAGGGGGGGATGGGAAATTTGTCAAGTCATGGTAAAGGATTAGATCTTTTTCAGATCAACTGCATCTTGCAAACTGCGTGTTTTTTCTTAAGTGAAAGTGTTGTTGCATATCTGGATTTTGAGGAAAATTActctagaagaagaagaaaaaaaacacgggGGTTAGGGATCGACCAATATGGATTTTTTGTGCCAATAccgatttcccccccccccgatcAGCCTTAGCCAggtaaaaggctttcatcaacatctacaacacagccttgatgatgcattgcttgctgacatattataagacagatataatcaggtcatcacaaaatgtcctctGTCAAcagatttaaataatttaagaaaacaaacctgaaaagtagccattgaaataaagtgcttgatttgtaatttaagactgccatggtactggaagcctgccaggcttccagcaccagcactcTGCTAGTGGGGAAGGGGCAGTGCAtgcacgtgaactgcagcgtctacagcaacacagagctgtaAATAACGCCGGGGAAAAAACAATCGGCGCACGCAGTAGCCGCGTATCGGCCGATGCCGATACACGTAAAAACGCAAATATCAGCCAGAtatatcggccggccgataaAATTGGTCTATCACTAGTATAAGTATAATTATCACAGCATATGGGAACCTTTTCCTAAGGCttacactagggctgggcaatatcgatattatatcaacaaCGATGTGAGGCCAGCTATCTTCTTCAATTTTGGATAtggtgatatgacacaagtgttgtctctcctggttttaaaggctgcgttacagtaaagtgatgtcatcttctgaacttaccagacttactagctgtttttattatttgcctttacccatcTAGTCATTGTATCTACATTAATGgtgattatttataaaaaatgttattgtgtaaatattttgtgaaagcaccaatagtcagccctacaatattgccgcaatatcgacatcaatgtatttggtcaaaaataccgtgatatttgatttattttttttttcatatcgcccagctctagatTACACCTCTATTTGCTAGTCTCCGGACTGGAACTCGATGCTGGTGACTTCTGAAGAACCCGATCAGCAGCTTTAGCTCAGGCTTCCAGTTCAGCAATGCTTTAATTCCTGTGACTCAAAAGATGACAAGAATAACCCCCTTACTTGGTGAAAATGTCAATCAGCTTCTTCCTGTTCCTCCTTGGCTCCGAGTCCTCCTCAAACTCCTCGATCTCTTTACCCAGGAAAACCTCCTGGTGGAAGTCCTTATTTAGGTGGCCATCCATCTCCATCTTCACCCCATTCAGGTGGTCCGGGGGAAGAATCTCGTTGTCGTCCTTGCTGGCTGGAACCTTTTCTTTAGCGGCCGACATGTTGGCTGGCCGTGCATGCACATGGATGGTGTGGAGCAGGATATAGAAAAGCAGAGACACTGCCAGGAGGTTTCTGCACCACAGTTTTCTCCAAAAAGCCATGGTTGCCTATAGAGGGGTAAAAGTAAAGTTTGAAGTTATGTGAaccaactgtgaaaaaaaagaaagaaaaaaaggtatcAAGTCAAGACAAGACAATGTGGTTTGATGCACATCAAACAACACGAGCTCAACTTTCATGCCGCGTTCATGACACGTTGGATTTTCCGCACTTGCTTAATGCCCACAGGAAAATCCCATTAGAGTCAACGTCATTAACGTTATAGGCATATTTAAGTGTAGGACTCAAGAAGAGGGAATTGTGTTTGTAAATTCTGACCAGCTAGAGTGAAACTGAAAGCAAGAAATCGACACCAGATATTGATTGGCAGCTTTGAAACATCATAAGTCGTCTGACAGGATTACATTTCACAGAAATTGTATCAAATAAAATTGATAGATTTGATTTATCACAGTTTAACCCTAAAGCGGTGACGCGCTCATGATGTTGTACGGAGATGTGATATGTATTCTGAACCATGGATGTCCTCTGAACCCAACACAAGATTACAACAATAACGTTTAATTTAACAGTCATCCTTGGCATCGTTAACCTCGTCAATGTTTACAGTATCCACTTTAATTTACCAGCACGGAATTACATGCTCACAAGGCAACAGACGGTTCCTTAAAGTAAATaaaggttaacgttagctctggAATTTAGCCTCGTCACGTCATTGGAATTATTTTATACCGCAGTTAGAGTTAACTgtgttaacattagctagctacgtGGCTAACACAGGCAGGGTAGTAAACATAGTAGATTACCGCTAGCTAGAATAAGTAAACAGTATACAAAGACACTATAACCAACCTGTCAAGCACGATGACTAAAAACGACACTGCAGAGAAGTTCAAACGACTTTGGATATTGAGAGATGGCcagctggctaatgttagctggaCTTCCTAGTCAAACAGACCTACTGTACTGCTTCCAATCAGCAAGTATTTCTCCCccaggatggcgaaggcatgtGCCATACTTCTCTGCCTCTTATTGGCTTACctaaccaatctcactcctGATGCCTGATAATAACCAACCCAACCAAcgaaggcaacgagtactagccaatcagagggagagtagggcgggtcatgcCTTCGCTATCCTAGGAAAAAGGGGCATCCAGTCAGGTAAGTTTTCAGACTCCAGTTCCTGTACACGTGGCTTTATCACAACGTCCTCATTCCAAAATGTGGGACGGCTCAATCTAAGTTCCACTGAAGGTATACGATTCGGCTGTAAAAGTCCTTTCTAATGTTCCAGTTAGTGTTATATCATTCAAGCTGTCACTTGAACTGGTTCCTGGCTAGTTGCTAACGTTGCTAGGATTTTGTAAAGCTATCCAAATCCACAAGTATCATTTCCGGGCGGccatttcaaagtaaaagccatACCGAGATGTTTTGTATCTAAGGGGCACTTCTGCAGTTGTctaaataaacttagcacaaaaagtaaggacatttgtgtttggtagattatttctctgtggtaacaatgctttttggcaatacgtCCTATACCATTGGAAAAcatgtttagttccctttcaaatggtgccccatttgtaaggaacatgcatttgtgggatgagcagcagcgttgagtatgtgggttgcacccatgaacattttgccaaatcttctctgccaatgccaaacagcttattctgccattgactcgtttggtgtttggtggattagatgtttgaagaaacaagacatattggcaatttaacaatttattcatttcacaaacaggagcctcattagcgtgtggaagaaccatacacagccacaacagcctggcacctcctcctcatgctggtcacaagcctggtcacacactgctgtgggatggaatcccattcttcaaccagcatttgtcgcaagtcagccagcGTGGTtttgttggtcactctggcacaaacagcacgcccaagctgatcccacaagtgttcaatggggttgaggtcaggactgctggttgaagaatgggatgccatcccacagcagtgtgtgaccaggcttgtgaccagcatgaggaggaggtgccaggctgttgtggctgtgtatggttcttccacacgctactgaggctcctgtttgtgaaaggaataaattgttcaattgccaatatgtcttgtttcttcaaactccAATCATCtaatccaccaaacgagtcaatggcagaataagctgtttggcattggcagagaagatttggcaaattgttcatgggtgcaacccacatactcaacgctggggcaccatttgaaagggaactaaacaggctttccaacagtataagatttattgccaagaagCATtattaccacagagaaataatctaccaaacacaaatttccttactttttgtgctaagtttaggtAAAAAAttgatacacatacacaggtaAAATTGTCAGGGTAAAGTATTGGATACATTGTTAAAATATAGATCATGGTAATGGATATATGTTTAAAAGATATGGATGTAATGGATATACCTGTGCATTTGAAATAGTTGGCTAAAAGTATTGTATATATggttattaataaaaaaaatagctaaTGTTCAAAAGGTTGAAAtagttaaaagtattgaaaggCTACATGTTTAAAATAGAACAAAGTTATAGCTAAATGGTGAGATAATAGTTAAAAACGGATGGATtcatgtttaaaatagttaagTTAGTAAGAAAAGTTAATGGTTCAAATGGGTAATAGCTGAAACAAATGGATATATATTGAaatatcaacaacaacaaaagtaatGACTAGAAtagtgaggggaaaaaaaagctagAATAAAGGGATAGGCTATATGTAGTTAGCTAAAATAGCAAAGTAGccaaaatagttagctaaaactattGAATACAtgtttgaaatagttagctgaaGTAATAAATGGTGAAACACTGActagagacaaacaaaaaatacatgagCTATAAAAGCAAACATGCAATAGTCTTATTGTTTGGAGGAAGtcctaaaccttttttttttttattgttttattctaAAACATGCAATCTGAATTTCTCTCCTTTATTTTAAAGGCCAACTTACCAACTTTCCAGTTTTGTTCTGCTTCCCTGTGGTGAGCTTGACGCTGTTGGCTGCTGCTACCTGCTGCATTATCAGACAGACTGCCAGCGGATACAGGAACTAGGATGGAGCCATACTGGAAAGGTAGTTGTGCTGCAGGCTGCTGCCTCTGGGTGGCACTGtgctaaaatataataatatcaaGTAGAGTAAAAAGCAGTCTAAACATGCAAGTTGTGAAatatcctaaaaaaaaatacctggtaGCTAACATGTTATTTATTCTAATAAGAGTATGAGAGGGCTGGATTCCTTTTAGACAAATGAGCTGATTGTAGCAATACCCAGACCAACAATTTGTTCGCATCAGTCATATGTTATTTACTGAAACCTGCAATTTACACTACTTGAAATATAAGTACTTCATTTAAATCTTTTCCTATTAGAGCATTCAGAAAAGtaagacatttttttcctgAACATCAACACAGAATAAACCAAAACATGGACGCATGCACTGTTGTGTACCAATGGCACAGTCAGGGTTCTTTGGCAGGTTTTCAAGCTGCAAATTACGTAAGATAATGCCTCGAGGTCACAAAAAAGCACATTTCTATTTCTTGCTTGGATGTAAACACAGGGCTCTGGAGTAGGCTAATATTGAGCCAAAATGACAGacactctcagacacacacacacacacacacacacacacatacacacacgcatacgcaCACAACGTCTCTGCCAAGAACTTCTTCAGCTTGAACATTTCATCTATGAGATAAAACAGAGCTGAATAAGCTAGTAAGGTTGCCAATAGAGGCAAGGGAGAGAAacagtgtgtatgagagagagagagatagagagagagagagacacacacagggagagggagTGGGTGAGGGAGAAAGAAGCGGGAGGGAGAAAGGGTGATGATAAAACTCCAGTGTGAGCCCTCCTGTAAACTCAGTCGGAGCAACTGAGACAAGGGACAGGGAGCGCGACGCAAAAAGGGACCTACCGCACAACAAAACACTGCTCTCTTGACTTGAAATTCGCACGTGGCCTTGGACTTGATGACTTGTTGGGAGTGTTagcgggtggggggggggaagcaccTGAGTTGTGTCAGACAGAAGCAGAAGATCTACCTGCTACCTTGTGAGGTTGCATGTTTTGTGATAGCGGTGAGGAGAAAAGAAGAAGGCTGGGCAAAGATCAAAACTTGACCTCATCCGTCTCCTCCTGGGCTTTGTTCACTCTGCCAACCCCCGCGGGGTGCACGGTGTGCGGGTCAGACAGATTGATTTGAACACTGAACTGCATCTTCTGATGAAAGCCCAACTTTTGTGGATTTTGCAGCTTTTCCAGCAACCACACAACTTTGCCGGCGACTTGATCCACTGCTCAGTGTGAGAAAcagcaggggagagagagagagcgagagagagagagagagagagagagagaacgcgTGCGCGcgcgggggggtggggggtgttggGGGAGAGAATACTGCCATCCATCTCTTAGCTCCCACAGCCCACCCTTAGCTTTGGACGCCCCTCCTCTCTGCCTCTTCTTTTGCCCCCTGTattcccccccaccctccctccctccctcccttctctgcACCTCACCCCCCAACAGAGCAGAAAGCGTGAAAAATCTCACTAATGGGTTTATTTGCTGTCAGATCTGCACCGATCTGTCATTCCCGTGGACCATTCTGCTTGACACATTTCATAGTTGAGTAAGCCTCCTAGCTTTCTGGCTAGAGTTAACAGTGCCCCTGCATCGTTGCGCTGGCTGAGAGCTCATCAAGAGGGGAGCAACGGCGGCAGCAGTCAGCCTGACAGTCTCTTGGACAGGGAGTCCCTGAAGCTGCATTCCTCCAGTCTCCTttcccacccccccacccccatccccccctctccccgTTGGGACTTTGTGTTTGTGAGCCTTGTGGGCATCCTCAGCTTCTGTCTAATCACACGGCTGAGTCCTCTCCAGAAGATCCAGGCTGTTTTTGCACGGATTCTGTTGCTGATTGAGAACTAGTGTGAAGATGTGGTGTGGGGCCGGGCCTCTGGCCGTGGTGGCTGCAGTGTTTTGGACTCAGTGTGTTCTTCTGGATGGGGTGGATGCcaagaaggagagaaaaaggccAAAGGAGGCCACCCCACAACACACAGAGACCTACAATGCTACTATTTCCAACAGCGAAGAGGTCGGCGGAAGCATCAAGGTAAAACTCtctaaatgtaaacattacaTCATGTCAAAGTGATCTTTTTGGTTGTTGTTGATATTTTAGCTTGTCACACATTTTGTACCATTCACAAGCTATTTCTTTATGACGATATTGCATATAGAAAAACAGTAGAGCAGATTCAAGTTTGAAGTCAACCTGCAGATATGTATGATGTGTGCAGATTTCTTGTCAGCACAGGCAATATGCACGGCAGATAAATTGTGGCAAAGGTAAATGCTAGGACAGGACAGGTGTGCCCTACTAGGTCAAGCTTCAGACAGTGAGATGGACCAAAATGTGTGAAACACTAAATGGATGACTTCCGGAGGTATGCCAGGAATGTGAACATCTAAAGGCTGATCAATGCATCAATTAGTGCGCGCTGCGGGTGTCGGACACCAATTTTCCGGCCTAAGTGAACAAATCAGGATGTATTAAAGTGTAGTAAAGTGTATCAGGCAGAAGGAGATGAGATAATATAATATTACATACAATAAGTTGAGATAAGATCCTTATAAATGCCATCTCTGAAGCAGGAAATTAAGTTATAAACACAATTAActgaacaaataaaacattcagtTTCTATTTTCTAGAGAGAGTTGTTTCTATGAcaaaataacagtttttttGTAACTGAAGACCAATGTTTGCATTCGAAACGTACTCCTCTTGCAAAACTGCATTACAGTGGTAGAATTCAGTTTTCAGGAGCAACAGTTGGCCCTTGACTCTGTTATGTATTGGTTTATTGCTGGTGTTGCATTTTTGCGCAGGGTTTCCAACAGGCTATTTGTTTTGCTTTCAGCCCACCCATTATGTTGGCATTCTCATATAACTCTCACTGCCCTATATACCAGCCTTCAGCTCTTACCAGCCGCCAGTCTCTGGAATCCTAACTGTAACCTTTGCTgcctctcttccccccccccttcgaGACCTCACCAAGCAGTGAGGTCTCCTTTGTATCTTTAAGAACACATTGTAGGTGGTTGTGGCCTGGTGGTGTTTATTTGACTTGGTTTGCCCTGTTAAAGCAGAGGCTATGAAGGATGACCCTGTGTCAACCCTAAAGCCTGCTGAAGAGTGCACCACGCTGGGATTTCACTCCTCCAGTCTTGTCTCCCCCCTGGGGAGCTGGGTGTCTTCACAAACACTATTTCCCCCGAGGACCCTCATAGGTCCGCTGCGTGATGTAACTCCTGGGAAAGTTAGGTGGACAGATATTTAAAGACCTATGGCGATGTAGTTCCCAGCCCATTGATTCTGTCATTCACAGGCCTAGTCTGACTCCGCTGTGTCTGGGACATCCGATAGGGGCGGTGCGGCCCCGAAAAACTGGGGCAGCATGCCGTGTAAGCCCCTCACAAAGCCCCATAGAAAGGGTCCTGAAAGAGAACACCTCGGTGAGGATTAGCCCCCTGTGCCTCCCTCTCCAACATTCTTTTCATCTCATCTCTCTCAATCAGAGGGTAATGACATAATCACTCTTAAGACGCAGTGTTATGCCAGATAGTGTCTTTGCCAAACATTGTCACCTCTGATGAGAACCTGAGCTTTAAGCTTGACATCTGTGGAAGTGGTTGTATTCAAGGTTGCATTTGTTGGTGCCACCCTATCCAGGTTTCTGCTTAAGAAaaagaaggggggaaaaaaaacgtgcCACACACCGCGAAAAAGCGCTAAACTTGCTTTCCTTGGGTAGTTTGTAAGTTTATCCTATTACACATCTGTTAGGTCCCAGAGAAAACAACACGTCCATTGGAGCTGTCTTGGCAAGAAATTTGTGTTCTCAACAAGCCAAACATTTACACTCccacatttacatgtttttcCCTTGTGCCCAGTGGAAACAGTGGAAACAGCTCTTATGATGGCATTCACTTTCTATCTGACCAatcccgtgtgtgtgtgggctgctGGCAGCGTGCAGTCGTACACTGCATTCCTCGGGAGATTTTCCATTTGAAAGTGATCACAATAGCGAGGTGTGGAGTTGTGCTGTGAgtggaatttatttttattttttttaatgagatgTTAAGTGAAGTACATTTCAAACAACTGTGATCTCTGTGAACCTTCACCTTGTACAATTTAAAGCACTATGTCAAAGGTGCATGTACGTGAGCCTTATTGCTCTGCTCTGTAAAGATGAGAGGAATCTGTCATTGTTGAGAGCAGTGAGGGTTCTGTGATGTCTGTAATTGAGGGAGTCAAGTCAAACATCACGCCTGGCGTGTTGAGTAATGGCTGGGTTTAGCCCGGGGTGAGGgtttttgtttcctctctctcatcCCCAGTGATGATTAATGAATCAGTGTGTGGGACCTTTTTGGATCATCCTACACCAAAAGACATAAGACCGAGTCCCACAGGAAACAGCGCCACTGTAAAATACTCCAAACAATACTTCAAATAATCTATGAGCAGTCTATTATCAGACAGGCCCCCGAATATAGTGTCTGATCCAACTCACACTGTCCACTCAGAGTTCCAGCTTCTTCCCTCTGGTAAAAGATTCAGGGTCCCCAAAAGCAggccagtgatggagtactcgagtcctggactagagttgctattctctggactcgtgactcgacttggactctCGCACTAATGACTTGGACTTAGACCTGTACAAGGATTTATGAAATCGGACTTGAGCGCTCATGAAATAAAACTCGGAAGTTGGATGACGTTTCTGACTACTTTAATGTGTAataggcagtgatggagtaccTGAACTTGGACTCGAGTCCGACTCTAGTCACTATTCTCTGGACTTGTGACTCGACTCGGACTCAAACTCAGGTATTGGTGACTTGACTCTGACTCGACTCTGACTCTCCTTTGGTGACTAgagacttaaaggtgctgtaggtaggattgcaacGATCTAGGACTTTTTAAcatcaattaaaagaaatttttaacatcaacaacttctcagtccctccccccctttccgctaaagcccaaaacggtctcctaagcccctccccccacaagggagaatgaatgtttgtgcatgagcagtgattgacacgcagttagacacccccggccctgattggttcatctgaacagggagctgtggatttttgcaaatcacactacaggctgtaggtggagccagaggagccagatgtttttttgttttttttaacttacctgcttcatgtagttctactggaacatagggtcagtttcagcaaatatgacagaaagttagttttataagtcttacctactgcacctttaactcgAACTCGCCAGTTGGTGACTCAGACTCGACAGGTGGTTCCTCAACTACAACACTGAAGCAGGCTGGCCAGTTACAAACATTCATTAATGCCTACGCCCGTAAGG
This genomic interval from Sander vitreus isolate 19-12246 chromosome 7, sanVit1, whole genome shotgun sequence contains the following:
- the sdf4 gene encoding 45 kDa calcium-binding protein, whose product is MAFWRKLWCRNLLAVSLLFYILLHTIHVHARPANMSAAKEKVPASKDDNEILPPDHLNGVKMEMDGHLNKDFHQEVFLGKEIEEFEEDSEPRRNRKKLIDIFTKVDFNKDQSVSAKEMQRWIMEKTEEHFQEAMEENKNSFRAVDPDGDGYVTWDEYRVKFLASKGFDEKEIAEKIKNNQDLKLDEETQEVLESLKDRWFQADNPPADQLLNEQEFLSFLHPEHSTGMLKYMVKEIVRDLDQDGDKKLTLSEFISLPVGTVENQQAQDIDDDWVRERKKEFEDVIDSDRNGIVTMEELEEYMDPMNEHNALNEAKQMIAVADENQNHNLELDEILKYSEYFTGSKLMDYARNVHEEF